From Aspergillus fumigatus Af293 chromosome 5, whole genome shotgun sequence, a single genomic window includes:
- a CDS encoding mitochondrial 54S ribosomal protein mL57, with the protein MASLTSVRAARTALCSTCRFACPSTTAGRVTVIARRGLSTATEQAPADVANKPRWSYTPPSAKAPFSLRFNSKRREYPVNSDPKTLDQFYIRMLGADGDKVLSEEVKWLAVTHKSFDQGRRGFNDRLAFLGKRIVQLQASLALVQNPGNASSSTTPDSFGREPFAHPALEGLKNLSASTKSILTSKPKLAELAQKYELQKVLRWSPRKPNNLASSGIELVLAHTMYAIIGAIALERGGHVANKVARERVLEPLGLKTTA; encoded by the exons ATGGCATCTTTGACATCCGTCCGAGCGGCCAGGACCGCTCTTTGCTCTACATGTCGCTTCGCCTGTCCCAGCACGACCGCTGGACGTGTTACAGTCATCGCCAGGCGCGGTTTGTCGACAGCAACCGAGCAAGCACCGGCCGACGTTGCCAATAAGCCGCGATGGTCCTATACCCCTCCAAGTGCAAAGGCTCCGTTTAGTCTCCGATTCAACTCCAAGAGACGGGAATATCCCGTCAACTCGGACCCGAAAACTCTCGACCAATTCTACATTCGCATGCTGGGCGCCGATGGCGACAAGGTTCTCTCGGAGGAGGTGAAGTGGCTGGCTGTGACACATAAGAGCTTTGATCAAGGACGAAGAGGCTTCAATGATCGtttggccttcctgg GGAAACGGATTGTGCAATTACAGGCCTCTCTGGCTTTAGTGCAGAACCCCGGAAATGCCAGCAGCTCTACCACTCCAGATTCCTTCGGTCGCGAGCCCTTTGCCCACCCGGCCTTGGAAGGCCTAAAGAACCTCTCGGCCAGCACGAAGAGCATCCTCACAAGCAAGCCGAAGCTTGCAGAGCTCGCGCAGAAGTATGAGTTACAGAAGGTCCTGAGGTGGAGTCCTCGAAAG CCAAACAACCTCGCCAGCTCTGGAATCGAACTTGTGCTTGCCCATACCATGTATGCAATTATCGGTGCTATTGCCCTTGAGAGGGGCGGACACGTCGCCAACAAGGTGGCACGAGAGCGGGTATTAGAACCTCTGGGTCTTAAGACGACAGCTTAA